A window of Schistocerca serialis cubense isolate TAMUIC-IGC-003099 chromosome 1, iqSchSeri2.2, whole genome shotgun sequence genomic DNA:
tacagcacagcggcacgacgacgatattctacgactCGTTTTGATGACCTTCGTAACAAACCATCCTGGGGTTACGCTTGAACAAGAtgatgcccgcccgcacactgccAGAGTTTCTgatgcttgttttcgtgcttgccaaacaataCCTTCGCCAGCAAGGTGGCCAGCCATATCGCTTCCCAACAGAGAACAATTGGAGCATTGTGGTCAGAGCGATCTACCGcgctagttggacagaatttggcacgatgtccctcaggagtacaaaaaaatggttcaaatggctctgaacactatgggactcaacttctgaggtcattagtcccctagaacttagaactaattaaacctaactaacctaagaacatcacaaacatccatgcccgaggcaggattcgaacctgtgaccgtagcggtgttgcggttccagactgcagcgcctttaaccgcacggccacttcggccggcctcagaaGTACAGCCAGCGCCTCTAACGATcagttccaagccgaataacttgtTGCATGAGGACCAGAGGTGGAAGAACCCGTTGTTGACTTTCTCAGTACGTgaaactttttctcttgaataaatcatctgatttttctgaaactgcaatcatttgttcGTCAGTACATGTGCATAACATTTATCCATTTCtatctgtcccatttggataacaCCTTCGTGGTGGTTTTCTTGCCTCCTTGAGTGTAATGCCCAATGAGGACTATCTATCTGGTAAATGTGGCATGACGTTATATGAACACAGAAACTCAAAGCTTACATATACAtttcgccggccggattggccgagcggttctaggcgctacagtctagaaccgcgcgaccgctacggtcgcaggttcgaatcctgcctcgggcatggatgtgtgtgatgtccttagagccatttgaccatttacaTATATATTTGCACTTGAGAGGATTTGCTGAAATATTACAAGACAACACAGAATACGGAAATTATTTTGCATGTAAGTGATAAACAGCTTCAGAAAATGAGACACACGGATTTTGAAAAAAAATCATTCGATTTCGCAACACTATGTCTACTACATAAATAGAGATAGAAAGTTCCGGTGCATTTCAATTTATTCATCGAATTTGAAAGTTCATTATGTGATGAAAACTCCATTTCCCAACGAGTCGTAGCATCAGATAACTGATTGCTGCAATACGAGCATTTTGCTCACAACGAGCTGCCTCAACGAATGATGCACCGTTGGCCTCCAATTTCATTTCTTCTCGTCGTATGAAATTTTTCATTGTGGGTGTCTGTGAAATATTTCATTTACGTGTCTTCGCTTCCAACGACATTGGGAAAACTACGACGCCTCATAACAACGGTAGTGAACACAGTAACCCCAGATGCGCTCGCTAAAAATATGTAACGAGTTTAACTGTCGTTCTGTTGTTTGTTTTCTTGTCATGCGTGTGATGTGGGCCACACTGACATTTGTGAGACTTAAGTAAAATTTTGGATTTTCAAATTAATTGTAAAAAGTCGCCAAAGGttttacgagggacgttcaataagtaatgctacgcgcgtgtgctatgtatgctgctcggtatcctggacgacatcatccaagtgtctggaccgttcgcccgatagttacgttatttaaggaaacaggaggtgttcagtcacatgtgaaacgtcaaccacgacctgcaacaaatgatgatacccaagcaggtgttttagctgctgtcggggctaatccgcaaatcagtaacagacaaattgcgcgagaatcggtaatctcagaAACATCGGTGTTgggaatgatacatcaacatcgattgcaaccgtaccatatctgtatgcaccaggaactgcatggcgacgacattgaacgtcgtgtacagttctgccactgggcacaagagaaattacgggacgatgacagattttttgcacacgttctatttagcgacgaagcgtcattgaccaacagcggtaacgtaaaccggcgtaatatgcactgttgggcaacggaaaaaccacgatggctacgacgagtggaacatcagtgaccttggcgggttaatgtttggTGATGCATTATGGCAGGAAGGTGaatggtccccattttatcgatggcaatctaaatggtgcagcatgtgctgatttcctacgtaattttccaccgatgttactacgagatgtttcactgcatgacagaatggcgatgtacttccaacatgatggatgtccggcagatagctcgcgtgtggttgaagcagtattgaatagcatatttcacgacagtcggattggtcgtcaaagcaccgtaccatggcccgcacgctcaccggGTTTGACGTCcctgtatttctttctgtgggtaaagttgaaggatatttgctatcgtgatccaccgacaacgcctgacaatatgctcAGCGCATTCtctatgcatgtgcgaacattacgcaaggcgaactactcgctgttgagaggaatgtcgttacacgtattgccaaatgcattgaggtttacggacatcattttgagcatttattgcattaatgtggtatttacaggtaatcatgctgtaacagcatgcgttctcagaattggtaagttcacaaaggtacatgtatcacattagcacaaccgaaataaaatgttcgaacgtacctacgatctgtattttaatttaaaaagcctacctgttaccaattgatCGTCTAAaatgtgagccatgtgtttgtgattattacagcgccatctatcacaaagcaaaaaaagtggtccaactaaaacattcatatttctttacgtactacatgaatatgtaataaaaaatgggagttcctattttaaaaaacgcagttgatatctgtttgacctatggcatcgccatctagttttttcgtttgacgcttatttcgtgagatatttggcccggtcacgatcaatgggccaccctgtatactcTTGTAAAATCGATTtcttcctttgaaaaaaaaaaaagctttctagGTCTAGGCTTATGATAATGTCCACCCTACATTTTTATCTTCGTTCGTGTAGAAGACCTACTCTTGTGGAATCGGAAGAACgttatgaataaccctgtatttatcgcAGAACTTTGTTGTTACTGAGGCCAGGCTGTCAGTGTCTGGCTGCAACGTAGCTCAGCCAGATACGTACAAAGCTTGCTTCTTTCCGCAGGTGGCTCTCATCCAAGGTCTGGTCGCGTGGCTGTCCACTCCGCTGCTGGCTCGTGCTCTCCTCGCCTCGGACCAGGAGTCACTTGAACCTGCTCGCCAGTTCCCCGTACCCCTCTGGTTCCCTGAGTATATGTACCTGTCACCCTCGTATGAAATACTCTATGTTGTTCAAGGTTTCTGCCTGCTAGTAGGGACGCAGTCTGCTACTTGCGTGGACGCCTTCTTTATTCACATAATGCTGGTGGTGGCAGCTGAGCTAGAAGTTCTGAACGGAAACATTACAGCCATGCACAAGGATCGCCTTACGGTTCAAGGAACGGAATATCAACAGAGGAATCGTCGGACTGTCCCTAAACGCGACGGGTGGACCGTTGGAAGCAATGATTACCTTCAAAGTACTGAGCACGTGTCATTAGAGGGCATGGCAAACGATATGTATCCACAACTGGTAAAGAACATTCACCATCATCACGAAATTCTCAGGTAAGCAATATCACTTCCAGGGATATTGCCACTCAacgtatttgataaatttactgctATTCTTGTTGCTTTAATGTTATCGCAATTCATGGTATGGTTAGAAAAATCTACATTTCTATGAATAACATTGATTGTACGTTGAATTCGACGAGCGTAATGTAATCCTGCTCATATCGCAGACATGGTTCAATAGGTACCCCGATTCAGTTGCCATTATCAGCTTTCGTGACGACCTAAATCGTGACAATAGCAGCAGCAGTTGAATACTGTGGATTGCAGCAGCGGGTAGACAGGGCACAAAACTACATTTAATGCTCACTGACAGCAGCGCAGGAGTCCACCCATACCATCCATAATCATCTTCTCGATAAGATTTAAGTCAATCCTACTCTTCCTCCCCCACACATCATGACCGCTACACGTGTGTCTCTGTGTCAAAGCTGGAATGAAGCTAAATAATCGTCTGACTGTTAGGACATGATACTGTTCGTGTTGGCTCTCACGTCAGCTGATCGTACTTCTAACGAGTATGTTGAGGAAGACACCTAGCTAGAGGATAGCATTGAGTAAGCGGCAGAGATCTGGAGAGAGAGGCTAAGGCCGGATTACGGGAGATTTCAGTCGGCTCGATGACCGACACAGTATGATCAGTACCCGAAAGGTTATCCCCGCCGGTATCCgcccaatttcatacaaaatatCCGACTCAGACTCATATTATTCTGTGATTGTGTTCATTTCCCTCTATTCCCAAGGAGGGCTGTAGAACACATTACATACGCACATAACATTCACgaatcatgaacaaataaatataaaaaaaactgaaagaagcccggccggagtggccgtgcggttctaggcgctacagtctggatccgagcgaccgctagggtcacaggttcgaatcctgcctcgggcacggatgtgtgtgatgtccttagtttagttaggtttaattagttctaagttctaggcgactgatgacctcagaagttaagtcgcatagtgctcagagccatttgaaccatgtgaacctgAAAGCAGTTGAGAGGAAATTTCAGCAGGTTTTACATGAGTCGTATTTTTATACAATCAGAAAACAGACATGTACCTTTCTGCGATTTTTCTTACTTATAGAATTGTAATTCAAGCACAGAAAGCAGAGCGGGTTTGCCACGCTGTCTAAGGCGCCTTTTCACGGTCTGCGCTACTCcttccgttggaggttcgagtcctccctcgggcatgggtgtgtgttgtccttatcgtaagctaGTTTAAGCTAGACTTAACtgcgtgtaagtttagggaccgatgacctcagcagtttgttccaatAGTACATCCCACAAGTTTTTCATTTGCCCATACATCTGAACTGGCTGAACATCCACTTTGTCTGATTGCTGCAATAATTTCCTGAAGGATGGTCATTCTTGCAATTTATGCATTGTTGGCGAGTGCTCAAGCAAGGGTGAGGTACAAGTTAATTGCCGAATACCATTCCAAAATTTGCCCCCACGGTGACAGAATCCTGGATGGTTTTAATGAAGCCTCGTCTCTCCACAGCTTGGAATGGACGCACATCTAGTTGCACATATTGTGCATTGGCTTTCTTGAAACGATCGCTCTTGGTTAATGGTACAGATACGAAACTGCAAAAGCAGTGAAGGGTTCAGAATTCTACCGATAATATTCACCGATAAAGTCTCCAACGAAACGCAGCAACATCATGAAAAATAACATGAAGTCCAAGGCAGTATTTATAAATGTTATACATGCTTTCTTTACCTGTTTCTAACATGTTATTATTCTGTTGCTACACACTTGTTTTAGCGGAATTTTGTGTCCACCCGCATAACCAAATTCCTATTGTCCGATGATGACTTTTGTGATAACATGTGTTTGCATTTCACAAACTCAACACATCCGGGAATAATAGCGCTGACTTTATTATTCACTACGTAAAAATTGTGCCAAACTTTGCTTTTTGCCCTTGGATTTGGTATTAACTCCCACTTCTTAATCGTTGTGTGTTAACGTGGCAGCATTTTATATAAGTGAGGTCCAGTGGATCCCCATGATGTGTTAATGGTGTTGTATACATAGAATATTAATAACTAggttatttaatacaaaataatgTAGAAGAAACCTTGCAAATTATGAAATTGAATAAATTAATGCTTGCTTGAAGAAATAACGTATTTCATTACATTAGGAAACAGGTAATACTTACAGTTACGTTCACACAATATAAACTAAACATTCAGTGATTCGACAGTTTCTACTGATGACTCTTTACAACTACCATTAATACACTGATCACACACAATAAGGAAATGTTTCATGCATATGGATGTAAATCGGGGTTTTTCATCCTTATTTCTAGCGTAGGTGATGCACCTCCTTTTCGCAGCTGACATTTCTTGACAGCAGATGTTGATCCACTCATTTTTGCTCTCCTTTGGTGAATTTCTCTGAGTAAGTGATCCATTATTGCCCTCTACTGTAGTCGGTCTTGCACCAAGCCGAAtccagtttcccaaagaaaatCTTTCCTTGGCATTTTGTTTTCGGGGTTATTGCTGTTAAAAATTGCAATGAGAAAGAATATCATAATAGGCCATCCACTGCACTTCCTTGCAGTTGATTATGTGGCAGACAACTTGCCATAaaccccgccccccttccccccacttATCTTCTCTGTCGTTGTAGAATGTGATTATGTTTGGTTTCTTGTTAACACCGGAGGTAGGGTCTATTGACGTGTCTTCAAGatgcaaaaaagaaattaaaattacatttgtaTTCTTCTTTAGGGCATAGGAGTAAGAAGACACGTCATTTTGAAAGCCAAACATTGTGGATTTCACATCTCTCTTCTTAGCCGCATGTTGGGGAGGAACCTCTCGCTTAATCTTCAGCGTACCGACATAgaagatgacaattattgaactatatgaaaacaaCGTAACTTAGttagaaactacggcgtgcacataccTTTTTGAACATGTAAATATCGCTACAGATATTCCAATTacggttatgatatgttcgatatgcctaccctcataggcgatggtgtggcgcagaaaAATGGCGAATTCTTaatgacccgttgaagtgtcggaaaATCGCGGTCtgcgaagtgctcctccagggcatggggtcgagctccgtcttgtatgaaccgcATCTTatcgaaatcggggtcactttgggtaatgaaGTTAAAATCATCATCCAAAACCATCACACAcccttcggtagtcaccatgccaggaatatcacaccgattattccgtgactgaacattgcacaccacacagtcaccagttgagggtgaagaCACTTTTATATCGCgcaatgcggattctcagtcccccagatgcggcaattttgcttattgacgaacccatacaaGTGAAAGTGACCGACAAGAAGGCGcgcgcgcatgcgcatactaattcccatcacgccccgcggccaaccgtgcggtttgaacgtcctgaagaaaccgttcagaagttttgacgattttatttcatgtatttcagTAATTATCACCCTTTCCTCCAACAATCTTAGGACAAGAGGAACAC
This region includes:
- the LOC126414545 gene encoding uncharacterized protein LOC126414545 gives rise to the protein MALARSDLQTLQGSGASILRLLGVWWSQGRLGRLRSAASAIVTLSAYIWLTIFAALKLIIDPPEQLEDISLCCFVIVICFGYFIKVAFFIYKRDALRELLQILSDVRGSYGNGKSSHRLRSRNQKLSRRLYIFMQVALIQGLVAWLSTPLLARALLASDQESLEPARQFPVPLWFPEYMYLSPSYEILYVVQGFCLLVGTQSATCVDAFFIHIMLVVAAELEVLNGNITAMHKDRLTVQGTEYQQRNRRTVPKRDGWTVGSNDYLQSTEHVSLEGMANDMYPQLVKNIHHHHEILR